The genomic segment CGCAAAATCCGACTCCGCCACACAACTTCCACTCGACTATGTGGAGACATTTCTCAAGGAGATAAAGCGTCTTGCTCAGACTACAGCGTAAACTTGAAATAAATCCTGCATCCATCCAGATGCTGATCTTTGATGTCGATGGCGTCATGACCGACAATCGTATGATCTTCCTCAAAGACAATCAAGAGGCAAAAGCCTTCTCGGCCGCCGACGGATTTGCCATCAAAACCGCGAGCGAACGCTATCTGAAATTCGGTATCATTACAGCCCGCGGTTCTGAGGTCACCGTCAAACGCTGCACAGAGCTTGGCGTAGGCGATATCGTCGTTGCGTGGGACAAAATCTCGGCCCTTCGCGAGCTGGCACGAAAGCACAATCTCGATCTGAGTCAGATCGGCTATGTCGGCAATGACATTCCCGATCTCGTCGCAATGGAGCAGGTCGGTTTCGCTGTCTGTGTCGCCGATACCGAGCCGGAGCTCTTTCCGGTTTCGCATTATCAAACTGAACGTCTCGGCGGTAAAGGCGCTTGCCGCGAAGTTATCAGCTTCGTGCTCGCCGCAAAAGGACTTGATCTCGTAAAGATTTATCGCGAAGATATTGCCAATGCTAAAACGCGCTAAAGAAGTCATCCTACACGAAGCCGAAGCTGTTCGCGGGCTCGTCGATAAACTCGATGACAACTTCGTCCGCGCTGTCAAAACCATTCTCGAATGCAAGGGCAAGGTCATCGTCACCGGTCTTGGCAAATCAGGATGGGTTGGTCGCAAGATTGTCGCAACCTTCAACTCCACCGGCACGCCGGCGCTATTCCTGCACCCGACCGAAGGTCTCCACGGCGACCTCGGATACTGCAAAAGGATGACCTTGTGCTCGCGATCTCCAAATCCGGCAACCTCGACGAACTCGAACGTTTCTATCCGGTCATCGAACGGCTCGGTGTTACTGTCATCTCGATTACCGGTAATCTCAAATCACCGTTATCATTACGCAGCGACATCCCGCTTGATGCCTCCGTGCCAAGCGAAGCCTGCATTCACAATCTCGCGCCAACCTCATCATCAACCGCCGCTATCGCTCTCGGCGATGCGCTCGCGCTCGTCGTACAAGAGCAACGCGGCTTCACTGCCGAGGACTTTTCACTGCTGCACCCCGGCGGCACACTCGGACGACGACTCACCATCCGTATCAAAGACCTCATGCACTCTGGCGATGATCTCCCGATTGTCAATCAAGCGACTCTCGCCAAGGAAATGCTCGTCGTTATCACCAACAAGCGTCTCGGCACGGCACTGATAGTTGATGATGACGGCAAACTCACCGGTATCTTCACCGACGGCGACCTGCGACGCGTTCTCAGCCGCAATGATAACTTCATGATGAAACCGGCATCCGCAATAATGTCGCCCCAACCAAAGCTGATCGGCCCCAACGAACTCGCCGAACGCGGCCTCAAAGTCATGGAAGATCACAAAATCACCGCGCTTGTCGTCGTCGATGACGACCATCGTCCGGTCGGCATCGTCCATATCCACGACATTCTCAGAAGTAAAGTTGTGTAACTCGGCCAAGTTGGATATATTGGGTCAGTTATGGCCAATATCCCTCCGCGCCAAGGCGCTTCAGAGCAATCCCCTCTAAATCACGACGACGCGATTGTTCACTATACAATCGATAGCGAAGACATCATTCGCTATGTCAGCCCTTCATGGGACAAATTCGCTATGAAAAATGCCGGTGAGAACGTTCTCTCTGCAGAGGTAGTCGGTCGAAGTGTTTGGGATTTCGTCATCAATATCGAGACACGCCACCTTTATCAGACCATCGTTGCGCGAATTCGTGCCGGTCGATCTCCAGCCAAGTTTCCGTTTCGTTGTGATTCTCCCGACCGACGCCGTTTTATGCAGATGGAAATGAAACCTGCCAATGAGAATGGTATTGAGTTCGTCAGTGAAATTCTTCGCGAAGAAGCTCGCGAACCGATAGCACTGTTGGATCAACACGTCCCGCGCTCCGACAAATTTTTGGTAATGTGCAGTTGGTGCAAGAAAGTCGAAACCGCAAGCGCCTGGATCGAAGTTGAAGAAGCAATTATCGCACTTCAGCTGTTCGGCGAGCAGGCTTCGCCGCAAATCTCTCACACCATGTGTGATTCATGTCTCGCACAGTACACGCAGGATCCTCTATAACTGTCTAGTTGAATAGTAAGAAGTGTGCCTTCGCTTTGTCCCCCACCGGAACGGTGAGACTTCCCCCTTGATCCCCGACTTCGCCATCCATATATTTCCAGCATGCCTCGCAAGAAACCTGACACCTCCCACCTGACACCTTTCCACCAGTGTGTGGTCGACATCATCCGCAAAATACCCCGCGGCAAAGTTGCAACTTACGGCCAGATCGCCGCACTCGCCGGGTCGCCGCGAGCGGCACGCCAGGTCGTGCGCATTCTCCACGCCTGTTCGGAAAAACTCGACCTTCCCTGGTATCGCGTCATCAACAAGCAGGGAATGATCTCGCTTCCTCGTAATGGCGGTTACGAATTGCAGAAATCGATGCTGAAAAAAGAAGGAGTCAAGTTCAATCGCGAAGATGTGGTGGACTTACAAAAATTCGGCTGGCAACAGTAGGGGCGCAGCTTGATAAGTGTCATTCCGGCGAATGCCGGAATCCAGGCAGAGTTGATCGAACCACATCCACCTAACAGCGAAGCCGTCAGGCTCCCTAACTGACGGCTCGCATGTGTCATCGATTAATGTGGGATTGACTTCTGTGGGTTCGACTTCAGCCGAACACTTCAATCCAACTCACGTCGCATATTGTCTCCTACTGCATGCAACCCAACTCCAGGTGTACGCCGGAATCGAAAACGTACCGAACCAATTGCACAACATCAGAAATGTTGATCTTGCAATCACCATTCACGTCCGCGCTATTTAAGTGCACCGGCGCAGCCCCGTGAAGAAACATGTAGTTGATCAGGTACACGACATCCGAGATAGTGACGTCTGCGGTGTTGTTAACGTCGCCTGCAATTGCGAAGAACATCCGCTGATACATTGACTGTGCCGCCGCAAGGTTGGCGTCGAGATCAGAAAAGTCCAACGTATTGTAGAACGGCTCCGGGTCGTATGGATCGAACAAATCCCAATTGTCGGTACCGGTGTGAAGATCCGCGCCAAGCACAACTGCTATACAGAATTGAACGCTGTCTCCCGGAGCAAGGTCACCGCCGCCAATCGACAACAGGAATCTCGTGTCGGATGTATAAGGGTTCCCGCAGGCAAAATGGAGGCTCGAAATAGGGTACGGTACTGAAATCGTACAATGACCACAGTTGATCAATGTCGATCTCAGGATTCGACATCATATAGTACTTGTTGCGATCGCCTTCCGGCGTACCGCTGGCATCGGTCCCAAATGGTCGGTCGTGAGTCTGCAACACCGGTCCCCAGTCATTACAAGGGTTACCATTGCTGATCCACCAATTAAATCCGCGATTCTGTCCGCTTGGTGGGTCAATTACTGCGGCCGAAAACACCGACCGCGCCGAGAATTCGTCCCATTCTCCTTCGGAGTTTGGGTCGCCGTCATCGTCGGCAACATACCCCACCAAAACACTGTCAGTGCCGTCAAAGTTCGGAACCCATCGACTGCCGGCAAAATCATCGGTGAAACCATTCGGTGTGTCGCGATGCCAAACATCCGAATCAAAGAAAGCCCCGATATGAACTCCCTGGAGATGCTTTGATCCGATGTTGGTTATCGTATAGCGAATCAGGATGTAGTCATCATCCGGTTGCTCGCCAAATGAATAGGAGTGCTGCCGAATCTTCAGACCGAGCGGAATGTGCGAACGACCTTCAAAAGGGTCAGGCATTACATAGGCGGGGTTGGTGAGCGTGTCATAGTAAACCGCGACAAACTCCTCATCGGCTACGGCTGAAGCATCAAAATCCGCATCACCGGGTCGATTGCTGAGTCGAAGTATTCCTTCCGCCCCAAAATCTGGATACAGCTCATGCACGTTCTGCCAACCGTCAGCGCCGGTGGAAACAATCGTGTCCTCGCCTGCCACAGCGCCGATCCATAGCGCCCCAAAGAAACTGTGGAGAATTCCCGATCCCTTCGGAAACTCGCAGCCCATCTGCATCGAATCGGGATTGGTGGAGTATGGCCACTGCCATTCACCCAACATCCCATAGTTGGTAACTGTAAAAACGACATTACCGCTCGAATGATCGCGCCCCATCGGATACTCCAACGATTCAAGCGCCTGACGCGAAACTCGCGGAGCAACCTCCGATTCAACTGAATATGCATGCAATGTTGTGGATGCAAAAAGTGCAGAGATAACGCAGACAAGGTTCCCGAGTAATTTCCAAGAGAACATACTCCCTCCGGATAAAACTAGCCTTTGGTTTTATAGCAGCTGCCGTGATGTCAATCTTGAGACGGGAGACTTTTGAATTTGTGTAATTGCTTTGTGCGAATAATAAGAGATGTCGTTTTTGAGAATCGAAACTGAACCTACCCCTGCGTCGCCCCATTCAGCATCAACGGTGTCTGATAAATCCGGTACGTCTTATAAGCCTTGCCGCCCAACGCTTCTGCCGCCTGTACCATTACGTGATTGTCTTCCAGAATCCACGACATCTCACCCGTCTGGTAACCGTTCTTCATCGCGTTGTGCCACAAGTCATAGAAGAACACACTGTCGATTCCCCGCTTTTGATACTTCTTGACGACACCCGCCGTCAACACCCGCGCCTCTTTGATTTTCTTGCGGACCTTCATGTCCCATAAGAGCCTGAATATTCCAAACGGCAATAACCGCCCGTTGAGTTTTTTCAGCACCACATTGATATCCGGCAACGCCAGCGCAAACCCTGCCGGCTCGCCATCAATCTCCGCAAACAGCGCCAAGTCCGGATCGAGAATCATCTTCATGTCTTTGGCAATGTGAATGAATTCATCCTCCGACAACGGCACAAATCCCCAGTTATGTTCCCAGGCATCATTGTAAACCTTGATCGCGCGACGAATCTCGTTATTGAAATCACGCATATTGATCTTGCGAATTGTCGCGCCCGATCGTTCGCGAATGCGCGTCATCAATTTTTGTATCCGTTCGTTGTCGACATCGTAGTGATCGATCCTAAACGCCAGCAAGTCTCTGATCTTCTTCAGACCAAACTTTTCCAGATGTGCCGCATAGTAGGGCGGATTGTAAGTCATCATCACCATCGGCGATGAATCATAGGCATTGAGCAGAAGCCCGACTTCGTGATTGGTCGAGAAATTGCACGGCCCGCGCATAACTTCCATCCCGGCCTTCTTGAGATAGATCATCGCCACTTTCAACAGGCGGTGAGAGACTTCGTAGTCGTCGATACACTCGAAGAACCCGAAAAATCCTACCTTCTCCTGATGGAACTCGTTATGCGAACGATTGATGCAGGTCGCAATGCGACCAACAGTTTTGCCGCTGCGATAAGCGACGAACAAGCGGGTTTCGGCGAAACGATAGAAGGGGTTCTTTTTCTTATTGAAGAAGTCTTTGCGATCAATGATCAAAGGCGGCACCCAATGCGGGTTGCCTTCATAGATTTTCCATGGGAATTTTATGAATTTCATCAACTCGGAAGGTGAAGTTACCTCCCTTACGTCGATCTCTTCGGCCATTATTACACTGTCACCTGATTAAGGGTCACACCATCGCCGATATCATGCCCATTTTTTTGCCGATGCTCTCGAATGTCGAAAGCACGCGGTCCAGTTGCGCATCTGTATGATTTGCCGTATAGCTTGTCCGTATCATCGATTGCCCCGGTGCCACTGCCGGTGGAATCACCGCATTCGCGAAAATCCCCGCCTCGGTCAGTGTCTTCCAGAACGTAAAGCACTCCATCATGTCGCCGATATGCACCGGCACAATCGGAGTTTGTGTCGTACCGATATTGAATCCCAGATCTTTCAATCCGGCATGCATCTTTTTCGTAATCTGCCACAACCGTTCACGGCGTTCCGGCTCGTCCTTCATTACCTGAAGTGCCGCTCTTACCGCCGCCGCCGAAGCCGGCGGAATCGAGGCCGAGAATATCATCGTCCGCGACAAGTGCTTGACATACTCCATCACTTGTGCATCGCCGACGACGAATCCGCCGATCGAAGCAAATGACTTGGAGAACGTTCCCATCGTAATATCAGTCTCTTTGGTCAATCCAAAATGCTCAGCTGTGCCGGCGCCGGTCGCTCCCAGCACACCAACCGAGTGAGCGTCATCAATCATCAGCCGTGCATTGTACTTCTTTGCCAATTCATACATTCGCGGAAGATTGACTATGTCGCCTTCCATCGAAAAAACACCGTCTGTAACGATTGCTTTCGGTGCATC from the bacterium genome contains:
- a CDS encoding MGMT family protein, with protein sequence MPRKKPDTSHLTPFHQCVVDIIRKIPRGKVATYGQIAALAGSPRAARQVVRILHACSEKLDLPWYRVINKQGMISLPRNGGYELQKSMLKKEGVKFNREDVVDLQKFGWQQ
- a CDS encoding HAD hydrolase family protein, which codes for MLRLQRKLEINPASIQMLIFDVDGVMTDNRMIFLKDNQEAKAFSAADGFAIKTASERYLKFGIITARGSEVTVKRCTELGVGDIVVAWDKISALRELARKHNLDLSQIGYVGNDIPDLVAMEQVGFAVCVADTEPELFPVSHYQTERLGGKGACREVISFVLAAKGLDLVKIYREDIANAKTR
- a CDS encoding pyridoxal phosphate-dependent aminotransferase family protein, which gives rise to MDIFEKCRKFTRSAEVKAMGVYPYFREITTASETEVMIGGQKMLMIGSNNYLGLTTHPKVIEAAIAATKKYGSGCTGSRFLNGTLDLHVQLENELAAFMKKDACLVYSTGFQTNLGTISCLIGKGDYLLMDRSNHACIVDGARLSFGKILKYDHNDMDDLERVLQGISADAPKAIVTDGVFSMEGDIVNLPRMYELAKKYNARLMIDDAHSVGVLGATGAGTAEHFGLTKETDITMGTFSKSFASIGGFVVGDAQVMEYVKHLSRTMIFSASIPPASAAAVRAALQVMKDEPERRERLWQITKKMHAGLKDLGFNIGTTQTPIVPVHIGDMMECFTFWKTLTEAGIFANAVIPPAVAPGQSMIRTSYTANHTDAQLDRVLSTFESIGKKMGMISAMV